In a genomic window of Poecilia reticulata strain Guanapo linkage group LG22, Guppy_female_1.0+MT, whole genome shotgun sequence:
- the rpl13a gene encoding large ribosomal subunit protein uL13 — protein MADRFNKVLLLDGRGHLLGRLAAIVAKQVLLGHKVVVVRCEGINISGNFYRNKLKYLAFLRKRMNTNPSRGPYHFRAPSRIFWRTVRGMLPHKTKRGQAALERLKVFDGIPPPYDKRKRMVVPAALKIVRLKPSRKFALLGRLAHEVGWKYQAITATLEEKRKEKGKLRYQKKKTQIKLTKLAEKNVESKIAKYTDVLKQYGVLV, from the exons ATGGCGGACCGGTTCAATAAG GTTCTGCTACTTGATGGCAGAGGCCATTTACTGGGCCGACTTGCTGCCATTGTGGCTAAACAGGTCCTCTTAG GACACAAAGTGGTGGTGGTGAGATGCGAGGGCATCAACATCTCTGGCAACTTCTACCGTAACAAAC TGAAGTATTTGGCTTTCCTGCGTAAGAGGATGAACACCAATCCGTCTCGTGGTCCTTATCACTTCAGAGCTCCTAGCAGGATCTTCTGGAGGACTGTTAGAG GAATGCTGCCTCATAAAACCAAGCGAGGCCAGGCGGCTCTGGAGAGGCTGAAGGTGTTTGACGGCATCCCGCCGCCATACGACAAG aggaAGCGCATGGTCGTCCCAGCTGCTCTTAAAATCGTGCGTCTGAAGCCGAGTCGTAAG TTTGCCCTCCTGGGCCGCCTGGCCCACGAGGTCGGCTGGAAGTACCAGGCCATCACGGCCACcctggaggagaagaggaaggagaagggGAAGCTCCGCTACCAAAAGAAAAAGACGCAGATCAAGCTGACCAAGCTGGCGGAGAAAAACGTCGAGAGCAAGATCGCAAAGTACACAGACGTTCTGAAACAATACGGCGTTCTCGTCTAA